DNA sequence from the Entomomonas asaccharolytica genome:
TGGCACATATCGATTTAGCCAGTTATCAATTTGCTACCGTTTTTGTTGATCCACCTCGCGCAGGTATGGATAAAGATACTTGCGAACTGGTTCGCCAATTCCCAAGGATTATATATATCTCCTGTAACCCAGAGACTTTATTAGAAAATATCAAGCAATTAGCAAACACTCATCAAATCAGTCGTTGTGCATTATTTGATCAATTTCCGTACACTCATCATATGGAAGCAGGCGTTTTATTAGAAAGAAAATAACACTTTGTTGCTATTTATTGAAAAATAAATCTGTGTTTTTGCTAAAAATACAGTATAATTCGCCTCCGCTATAAACTATAGCTGTTACTATACAATTTTAGACGAGGCGAATGGCTGAAGGCAGTACAACTAGTACGACAAAGCCATTTAACGACGTATAAAAATATAGAGTAATAGCTATAATAGCGTATTTAACTGATATTATGGAATTATACTTCCATAGTCTTACGATTTTTATCTAGTTTTTCGCAGATCCCAACCATTACACTGCTCGGGTTAGTAGTAAACAAGGCATAAGCAGCTTAAGTTTTTGGGTACTTGCGATTGCACATTGAGGCATTTCCATGACCCAGAAAAAAAACAGCTCATTTGCTGAGCTTGGTATTCACCCTAGTATTTTAGCGGCTATTGCTGCGGTTGGTTACGAAGAACCATCTCCTATTCAAGCAAAAGCAATTCCAGAAATTCTAGCTGGCCACGATATTATTGGCCAAGCACAAACAGGTACAGGTAAAACAGCTGCTTTTGCGTTACCTATTTTAAGTAAAATTGATCCCACTAGCCGCCATACCCAAGTATTGGTACTAGCACCTACCCGTGAGTTAGCTTTACAAGTTGCTGACGCATTTGAAAGCTATGCGAAACAAATGCCTACAGTCAAAGTAGCTGCTATTTACGGTGGCGCACCTATGGGCGCACAGCTTAAAGCGATCCGCAATGGTGTACAAGTATTGGTTGCTACCCCTGGTAGACTATGTGATCACTTACGTCGTGATGCTAATTTCCTATCAGGCGTACAATTCCTTGTATTAGATGAAGCCGACGAAATGTTAAAGCTTGGTTTTATGGATGATTTAGAAAGCATCTTTAAAACTTTGCCTAAAAAGCGTCAAACGGCTTTATTCTCTGCTACTCTACCTGCATCTATTAAAGCGATTGCAGAAAAACAATTAAACGAACCTAAAAATATTAAGATTGCTGCTAAAACACAAACTGTTGAACGTATTGAGCAAACTTATTTAATGGTACACCCTGATCAAAAAAATGCGGCTGTACTACGTTTATTAGAAGTAGAAGACTTTGATGCATTAATTGCTTTTGTGCGCACTAAACAAGCAACTTTAGACTTAGCTACTGAATTAGAAATTAAAGGCTACCGCGTTGCTGCGCTAAATGGTGATATTGCACAAAATCAACGCGAAAAAGTGATTGAATCATTAAAAGATGGTCGTTTAGATATTGTAGTAGCTACTGACGTAGCCGCGCGTGGTTTAGATGTACCACGTATTACTCACGTATTTAACGTGGATATGCCTTATGATCCAGAATCTTACGTACACCGTATTGGTCGTACGGGTCGTGCTGGTCGTACAGGTAAAGCTTTATTATTAGTTACCCCACGTGAACGTCGTATGTTACAAACCATCGAGCGTGTAACTAAACAAGAAGTGAGTGAAGCTACTTTACCTAACTCTCAAAGTATTTTAGAAGCCAGAATTAGACGCTTAACTAAAAACTTACAACCTTTTACTAAGCCAGAAGAAAGCCAACAACATTATGTTGAGCTAGTTAATAAACTAACTACTGATTTAGATTGTTCAGTAGAAGATTTAGCAGTTGCTTTATTACGTCGTGCAACTAATCGTCGTCCATTAACCGTGGAAGAAATTGAGCGTACCGAACCTAAACTAACCCCTATCAGCAATGCTAAGCGTGAGCCTGGTAGCAGAGATCGCAAAGAACGTGGCGAGAGAAGGGAACGTGGCGAACGTAAAGAGCGCGGTGAACGTGGCGAAAGAAGAGAAAGAGGCGAACGTAAAGAGCGTGGTGAACGTAGCGAACGCGGACCAAGAATAGAACGCGAAGGCCGTTCTAGCGGTCGCTCTAACGATAGAGTATCAGAAGGAAAAGTACGCTGTCGTACTCCCGTTGGTAGTTTAGATGGTGTTGCTGCCAAGAACTTATTAGGTGCTATTCTTAATGAAGCTGGCATTAATAAAGATCAGATTGGTAAAATCACTATCCGTGATAGCTTTAGTATCGTGGAACTTCCTGAAAAAGGATTAGAGAAAATCCTAACCAAACTTAAAGATACGCGAGTGGCAGGAAAACCATTAAAACTTCGTCGCTATCGCGAAGATTAAGTTAAACTAAAAGCCGACAATATGTCGGCTTTGTTTAATATCAGGGAAATATAATGGAAGAAATTCGTTATCAAATAAACATGGTATATAGTTTAGCCATGCTTAAGAAATCTGTTTTCCGTTATTGGAAAAGGGCGCTAGGTTGGCGTTACTTTATAGCCATGCTCTTTATTGGTTTCTGCTTTGTTAGTGCAATTATTAAAGGAGATACCTCGTGGATGATGGGTGCTTTTGCCGTTATATTTACTGCTGGCATTTTATTTGGTATCAGCGTTTACCTAAATAATCGCTACCATGTGTTAGGTACATTTAACGCACTACAAAACCCTACTGTCACTTTTAAAGTATACGATGAAAAATTTGCGCTTGCTTCTGAACTGGGTGAAGGTGAATGGCCTTGGACAGCCATTAAAGAAATTTGGCGATACCATGATACTTGGTTAGTTTTTCTAGCACGTGCCAGTTATGCAACCTTCCCTTTAGACACAATTCCTGCTGAGGCACAAAGCTTTATCTTAGAAAAAGTACATGAAGCAGGTGGGAGGATTTGTTAATTATGAGCACTAAAACTTTTACTTTTGACTACAGTAAGACGCTTATCAAGAAATCTATTAACCGTATATGGAAACGCACTATCCCATGTTATTTATTAATTTCAACGATAAGTTTATTAGTGATCATTTTTAATGACGAGGAATTTATCCAAGGCTTTGCTTGTGGTGCAATCGTATTCTACATTGTCCAACTATTCACTCACTATTTACAAATTAAACACTGCTACATAAAGATGCTAGAGACAGCAAAGATAACCTCTACACTCACTGAGCAAGGGCTACTGATGCAATCTCAAGTAACTTACCCTTGGTCTGATATAAAAATGATTTATCGTTATTCTGATAGCTGGCAAATTATTCTTAAATATGGTGCATTTATAATCATCCCTATTGAAAATGTACCTAGTGATATAAAAGCTGAACTTATAGAGAAGGCTCAAGCTGCTGGTTGTAAAATAAAATAACGTGCAATTACTTAATTATTTTTTAATCAGTTGGAAAGATAGTAGTACTCATAAAAAAGTTTGGGTACTTACCCTGCCAATGATTTTATCCAATCTTTCGATCCCTCTTGTATCTCTAGTTGATACAATGGTGATGGGAAGATTACCAGAAGCACATAATTTAGCGGCTGTAACAGTAGGTAGTACAACTTATCTTTTTATTGTAGGCTGTTTAAGCTTTTTCCGTATGGGCACTATCGGCTTTACAGCACAAGCTGTGGGTCGTCAGCAAGGCTCTACACTCAGGCAAATCCTTATCCAAAGTTTATTGCTTGCACTTGGTTTATCCATACTCCTTATTTTTTTAGCTATTCCCTTTTATCAACTCACTTTATATTGGATTCAGCCTAACCAACAATTCCACCAAGCTGCCCAACAATTTTTTAATTGGCGTATTTTGGGCTTGCCCGCTGCCTTACTGAACTATACCTTAGTGGGTTGGTTTCTAGGTTCACAAAATGCACGTATCCCGCTATTAATATTAATCACCACCAATATTATTAATATGGTGTTATCGGTTTGGTTTGTGCTGTATCTTGATAAAGGCGTTGTAGGTGCAGGGCAAGCTGCGGTTATTGCCGAATGGTCTGGCTGTTTAATCGGTTTTTGTTTTATCTATGTACCGCTTAAACAATATGCAGGGCGATGGTTATTATCTACGTTAAAGCATTGGCATAGTTGGCAGGCTTTGCTTACTGTTAATAGAGATATCTTTATTCGTAGCTTAACTTTACAAGGCGTATTTTTTCTACTCATGCTACAAGGTGCACGGTTAGGTGAAGAAACAGTAAGTGCCAATATCATTATTATTAACGGTCTAACTATTACCGCCTATATTCTTGATGGTTTTGCCCATGCGATTGAAGCATTATGCGGTAAAGCTATTGGTGAAAAAAATAAACTAGCCCTAGGCTCAACCTTGATTGTGGCTTGTGGCTGGGCATTATTGGCTAGTGTATTATTTGCTATCAGCTTTCTACAGTTTGGTGATTATTTTGTTAATTTACAAACCACTATCAGCACTGTTCGAGAACAAGCTTACCCACTTATTCCTTATTTAGCTGTGTTACCTTTGATAGCTGTTTGGAGTTATTTATTAGATGGTTTATTTATTAGCGCAACACGTGCTAAAGAAATGCGTAATAGTATGTTGCTTGCTTTTATTATTAGTCTGCCACTCGGCTTATTATTACAACCCTTAGCTAATAATGGCCTATGGATAACTTTTCTAACCTTTATGGTATTACGCAGTATTATATTAGGCTATATCAGTTACAACATTACTAAACGTAATCAATGGATTCAGCAAGCCACATAAAAAAAAGGGTTAGTCTAAGGGAAGTACTAACCCTGTGAGTGAAACGTAATTATTCAATAAAATTAAATAAGACCGTTAATCTAGGCTGAAACAGCTTGTTTAGGTTCATCACCATATAAGCGTTTATGTTCTGCCACTATTTGATCCACTGAGTTTGGATCAGCTAATGTGCTAGTATCACCTAATTGATCATATTCAAAACTTGCGATCTTACGCAGAATACGACGCATGATTTTGCCAGAACGTGTTTTAGGCAACATAGGCGCCCATTGAATATAATCAGGGGTAGCAATAGGGCCAATTTCATGGCGAACCCACTCCCTTAACTCATTCATTAGCTCATCAGAAGATTCTTCACCCTCAGCCAGTGTTACATAAACATAAATACCTTGCCCTTTGATAGGATGTGGCACACCTACAACTGCTGCCTCTGCCACTTTTCTATGGGCAATCATAGCGCTTTCAACTTCAGCGGTACCAATACGATGACCAGATACGTTGAGAACATCATCCACACGACCTGTAATCCACCAGTAACCATCTTCATCACGACGCGCACCATCGCCTGTAAAATACATACCTTTAAAGGTTTTAAAGTAAGTATCCACAAAACGATCATGGTCACCATAAATACTACGCGCTTGTCCAGGCCATGAATCGATAATCACAAGATTACCTTCGGCAGGCCCATCAATAAGATTGCCTAAGTTATCAACAATCGCAGGTTGTACACCAAAGAAAGGTTTAGTAGCAGAACCTGGTTTGGTTTCTGTTGCACCTGGTAATGGAGTAATTAAAATACCCCCTGTTTCTGTTTGCCACCAAGTATCAACAACAGCACATTTTTGTTTACCCATTTCATCATGGTACCATTGCCATGCTTCTGGATTGATTGGCTCACCTACTGAACCTAATACTCTTAGACTACTGCCATCATAGCCTTCAACAGCTTTCTTACCGTGCGCCATCATGGCACGAATAGCGGTAGGTGCAGTATAAAGAATATTTACACGATGTTTATCCACCACTTGTCCCATACGTTTAATATCAGGATAGGTAGGCACGCCTTCAAATAATAAGGTAGTTGCACCATTGGCTAGTGGCCCATATACAATATAACTATGGCCTGTGATCCAACCCACATCGGCTGTACACCAATAAATATCACCAGGCTTATAATCAAAAATACGCTCATGGGTTAAGGATGCATACACCATATAGCCCCCAGTGGTATGTAACACACCTTTTGGTTTACCTGTAGAGCCTGATGTATATAAAATAAATAATGCTTCTTCTGCACCCATTTCTTTCACAGCACAACGATCTGAAGCTACTTTCATTAAATCGTCATACCAAATATCACGGTGTGGATACCAACGGATTTGACCATTAGTACGTTTACACACAATCACTTTTTGTACACTATAGGTGTTAGGATTGGTTAACGCTTCATCCACATTTTCTTTTAAATTAATCACTCTACCTGCACGTAAACCTTGATCGGCAGTAATCACAATCTTGGATTTACAGTCAGCAATACGACCAGCTAAAGATTCTGGAGAAAAGCCTGCAAAAACAACAGAGTGTATAGCACCAATTCTAGCACAAGCTAGCATGGCAACCACCGCCTCTGGAATCATTGGCATATAAATGGTAACTACATCACCACGATGAATGTCTTGTCCGCGTAAGGCATTAGCAAACTTACACACTTCGGCATGTAGTTGTTTATAGGTAATAGTGCGAGATTCAGCAGGGTTATCACCTTCCCAAATAATAGCCGCTTGATCTCCGCGCTCTTCTAAATGGCGATCTAAACAGTTATAAGAGGCATTTAAGGTACCGTCTGTAAACCATTTAATATCCACTCGATGATCATCAAAACTGGTTTGTTTAACCTGTGTAAAAGGCTGTATCCAATCTATTCGATTAGCTTGATCTCGCCAAAATCCTTCTGGATTAATAATCGATTGTTGGTACATACTTTTGTATGTTGCTTCATCCGTTAACGTCTTCTCTAAAATATTACTTTTTACCGGATATATTTTTATTGTCATAATTACCACCTCTAGTTATTAATTATTTTTGTTTTTTACATTGTGCCTTGAAAAGCAACCCAATGAGCATTCGACAATAGTCGAACTTGCATTAATCTTTAGTTTAAGTTTTTTATTTTTATAAAATTCTTCGTTAAGAAAAATAACAGTAAATTCTATTTAATTCAATATTATTTTTTATAATCTATTAAATATATTATTTTTTAACAGCTTATAGTTGATGATTTTTAAGAATATTTACCTTGCTGTACCTTACTTACCCCAACTTGGTATACAATAGTAAGAATTTACCTTTATTTAATCCAATCACTTTATTTTTGCATATAGAAGCCTAATGAAAGAACTTATCAGTCAATTAATCCAGCAGGCATTAACTGCCTTAATCAATGAAAATATTTTACCTGCTGATTTAGCAGTGACGATTCAAATTGATAATACTAAAGACAAAACACATGGTGATTTTGCTTCTAATATTGCCATGATGCTAGCCAAACCTGCAAAAATGAAACCCCGCGATTTAGCAGAGAAAATTGTGGCCGCACTGCCTAGCAGTGATGAAATTAGCAAAGTAGAAATAGCTGGCCCAGGTTTTTTAAATTTCTTTCAAAATACAGAGGCATTAGCCAACCGTTTAGACCAAGCATTAACTGATCCTAAGCTATTAGTAACAAAAGTGGGTAAAAAACAACGGGTAGTGATTGATCTTTCTTCACCTAACTTAGCCAAAGAAATGCATGTAGGCCATTTACGTTCTACTATTATTGGTGATGCTGTGGCACGTGTTGCAGAGTTTTTAGGTGATACTGTTATTCGTCAAAACCATGTTGGTGATTGGGGTACTCAATTTGGTATGCTACTAGCCTATATGGAAGAAAATCCTGCTGATGCTGAAAGCGAATTATCAGATTTAGAAAACTTCTACCGTGCCGCCAAAAAACATTTTGATGCCTCGCCTGAATTTGCCACTAAAGCCCGTGAAATGGTAGTAAAACTACAAGCAGGTGATAAAAAATGTTTAGAGCTATGGACAAAATTCAATGATATTTCACTCGGCCATTGCCAACAAGTGTATGATCGTCTTGATGTAAAATTAACGCGCGCTGATGTCCGTGGCGAAAGTGCATATAACGATGATCTTCCGAAGGTTATTGCAGCATTAAAAGCTAACAATATGCTAACTGAAAGTGATGGTGCACAATGTATCTTCTTAGATGGTTTTAAAAATAAAGAAGGCGAGCCATTGGGTATGATTGTTCAAAAAGCAGACGGTGGTTATTTATATACGACCACTGACTTAGCCGCTATTCGTTATCGTAATGATATTTTAAAAGCTGATCGCTGCTTGTACTTTGTAGATCAACGCCAATCACTGCATTTTGATATGTTATATGTGGCTGCGCGTCAAGCTGGTTTTGCTAACCCTGAATTAGACCTTGAGCATATGGGCTTTGGTACTATGAATGGTGAAGATGGCAAACCCTTCAAAACACGTGATGGTGGTGTGGTTAAGCTAATTGATCTACTCAATGATGCAGAACAAAAAGCCTATAATTTAGCCAAACAACTAAATCCTGAAATCAGTGAAGAAGAATGTAAGCTAATAGCCCATTCTATTGGTATTGGTGCGGTTAAATATGCTGATCTTTCAAAACACCGTACCAGTGACTATACCTTTAGTTTTGACAATATGCTAAGTTTAGTGGGTAATACTGCACCATATTTGCTTTACGCTTATACTCGTACTAATGGAGTATTACGCACAGCCAACAAAACAATTGAGCAACTCACTGGTAAAATAGTATTAGAAGCCGAGCAAGAAAAAGACTTAGCGGCTCATTTAATGTTATTCTCAGAAACCTTAAATAGTGTAGCAAGTAAAGGCTTACCACATTTACTCTGTAGCTACCTTTATGATCTAGCTAAACTATTCTCAACATTTTATGAAGAGTGCCCTGTGCTTAAAGCAGCTAATGAACAGCAACAACAAAGTCGTTTGCGTCTAACTGCACTAACGGGTCGCACTTTAAAACAAGGCTTAGAACTATTAGGACTAGTTCCTTTGGAGCGTATGTAAGAAAATGGCTAAGGCAAAAACTAAACCACGTGGTGCTAATAAATATACACCACCTAAAAAATCTGGTGCACCTGGCTGGATATGGTTAGTTGCAGGTATTGTTATTGGTGGCTTTATTATGTTTTTAATGAA
Encoded proteins:
- the acs gene encoding acetate--CoA ligase, whose translation is MTIKIYPVKSNILEKTLTDEATYKSMYQQSIINPEGFWRDQANRIDWIQPFTQVKQTSFDDHRVDIKWFTDGTLNASYNCLDRHLEERGDQAAIIWEGDNPAESRTITYKQLHAEVCKFANALRGQDIHRGDVVTIYMPMIPEAVVAMLACARIGAIHSVVFAGFSPESLAGRIADCKSKIVITADQGLRAGRVINLKENVDEALTNPNTYSVQKVIVCKRTNGQIRWYPHRDIWYDDLMKVASDRCAVKEMGAEEALFILYTSGSTGKPKGVLHTTGGYMVYASLTHERIFDYKPGDIYWCTADVGWITGHSYIVYGPLANGATTLLFEGVPTYPDIKRMGQVVDKHRVNILYTAPTAIRAMMAHGKKAVEGYDGSSLRVLGSVGEPINPEAWQWYHDEMGKQKCAVVDTWWQTETGGILITPLPGATETKPGSATKPFFGVQPAIVDNLGNLIDGPAEGNLVIIDSWPGQARSIYGDHDRFVDTYFKTFKGMYFTGDGARRDEDGYWWITGRVDDVLNVSGHRIGTAEVESAMIAHRKVAEAAVVGVPHPIKGQGIYVYVTLAEGEESSDELMNELREWVRHEIGPIATPDYIQWAPMLPKTRSGKIMRRILRKIASFEYDQLGDTSTLADPNSVDQIVAEHKRLYGDEPKQAVSA
- a CDS encoding YcxB family protein; protein product: MSTKTFTFDYSKTLIKKSINRIWKRTIPCYLLISTISLLVIIFNDEEFIQGFACGAIVFYIVQLFTHYLQIKHCYIKMLETAKITSTLTEQGLLMQSQVTYPWSDIKMIYRYSDSWQIILKYGAFIIIPIENVPSDIKAELIEKAQAAGCKIK
- a CDS encoding MATE family efflux transporter; amino-acid sequence: MQLLNYFLISWKDSSTHKKVWVLTLPMILSNLSIPLVSLVDTMVMGRLPEAHNLAAVTVGSTTYLFIVGCLSFFRMGTIGFTAQAVGRQQGSTLRQILIQSLLLALGLSILLIFLAIPFYQLTLYWIQPNQQFHQAAQQFFNWRILGLPAALLNYTLVGWFLGSQNARIPLLILITTNIINMVLSVWFVLYLDKGVVGAGQAAVIAEWSGCLIGFCFIYVPLKQYAGRWLLSTLKHWHSWQALLTVNRDIFIRSLTLQGVFFLLMLQGARLGEETVSANIIIINGLTITAYILDGFAHAIEALCGKAIGEKNKLALGSTLIVACGWALLASVLFAISFLQFGDYFVNLQTTISTVREQAYPLIPYLAVLPLIAVWSYLLDGLFISATRAKEMRNSMLLAFIISLPLGLLLQPLANNGLWITFLTFMVLRSIILGYISYNITKRNQWIQQAT
- a CDS encoding YcxB family protein; translation: MEEIRYQINMVYSLAMLKKSVFRYWKRALGWRYFIAMLFIGFCFVSAIIKGDTSWMMGAFAVIFTAGILFGISVYLNNRYHVLGTFNALQNPTVTFKVYDEKFALASELGEGEWPWTAIKEIWRYHDTWLVFLARASYATFPLDTIPAEAQSFILEKVHEAGGRIC
- a CDS encoding DEAD/DEAH box helicase, translated to MTQKKNSSFAELGIHPSILAAIAAVGYEEPSPIQAKAIPEILAGHDIIGQAQTGTGKTAAFALPILSKIDPTSRHTQVLVLAPTRELALQVADAFESYAKQMPTVKVAAIYGGAPMGAQLKAIRNGVQVLVATPGRLCDHLRRDANFLSGVQFLVLDEADEMLKLGFMDDLESIFKTLPKKRQTALFSATLPASIKAIAEKQLNEPKNIKIAAKTQTVERIEQTYLMVHPDQKNAAVLRLLEVEDFDALIAFVRTKQATLDLATELEIKGYRVAALNGDIAQNQREKVIESLKDGRLDIVVATDVAARGLDVPRITHVFNVDMPYDPESYVHRIGRTGRAGRTGKALLLVTPRERRMLQTIERVTKQEVSEATLPNSQSILEARIRRLTKNLQPFTKPEESQQHYVELVNKLTTDLDCSVEDLAVALLRRATNRRPLTVEEIERTEPKLTPISNAKREPGSRDRKERGERRERGERKERGERGERRERGERKERGERSERGPRIEREGRSSGRSNDRVSEGKVRCRTPVGSLDGVAAKNLLGAILNEAGINKDQIGKITIRDSFSIVELPEKGLEKILTKLKDTRVAGKPLKLRRYRED
- the argS gene encoding arginine--tRNA ligase; this translates as MKELISQLIQQALTALINENILPADLAVTIQIDNTKDKTHGDFASNIAMMLAKPAKMKPRDLAEKIVAALPSSDEISKVEIAGPGFLNFFQNTEALANRLDQALTDPKLLVTKVGKKQRVVIDLSSPNLAKEMHVGHLRSTIIGDAVARVAEFLGDTVIRQNHVGDWGTQFGMLLAYMEENPADAESELSDLENFYRAAKKHFDASPEFATKAREMVVKLQAGDKKCLELWTKFNDISLGHCQQVYDRLDVKLTRADVRGESAYNDDLPKVIAALKANNMLTESDGAQCIFLDGFKNKEGEPLGMIVQKADGGYLYTTTDLAAIRYRNDILKADRCLYFVDQRQSLHFDMLYVAARQAGFANPELDLEHMGFGTMNGEDGKPFKTRDGGVVKLIDLLNDAEQKAYNLAKQLNPEISEEECKLIAHSIGIGAVKYADLSKHRTSDYTFSFDNMLSLVGNTAPYLLYAYTRTNGVLRTANKTIEQLTGKIVLEAEQEKDLAAHLMLFSETLNSVASKGLPHLLCSYLYDLAKLFSTFYEECPVLKAANEQQQQSRLRLTALTGRTLKQGLELLGLVPLERM